A window of Mytilus edulis chromosome 10, xbMytEdul2.2, whole genome shotgun sequence contains these coding sequences:
- the LOC139492454 gene encoding integumentary mucin A.1-like, with the protein MVTFQCFPIFYDPAIPLEIKAGGWNNFDSTNKIGAFTDLCPYCKVPDWLFLWTADPGPPSTPLPLSLDCNRPSSCSPPGVVCNMSDTIPKTCPPTTEPTTELTTESTTEPTTEPTTEPTTEPTTEPTTEPTTEPTTEPTTEPTTTHSHCGKKKRMHPLN; encoded by the exons ATGGTGACTTTTCAGTGTTTTCCGATCTTTTATGACCCTGCAATTCCTCTGGAGATTAAAGCAGGCGGTTGGA ATAACTTTGATTCTACCAATAAGATAGGTGCATTTACTGATTTATGTCCATATTGTAAAGTGCCAGATTGGTTGTTTTTGTGGACAGCTG ACCCAGGACCACCGT CTACCCCGCTGCCTCTGTCGCTAGACTGTAATAGACCATCATCATGTTCCCCGCCTGGTGTAGTTTGTAATATGAGTGACACCATCCCAAAAACTTGCCCACCAACAACTGAACCAACAACTGAACTAACAACTGAATCAACAACTGAACCAACAACTGAACCAACAACTGAACCAACAACTGAACCAACAACTGAACCAACAACTGAACCAACAACTGAACCAACAACTGAACCAACAACTGAACCAACAACTACACATAGCCACTGTGGAAAGAAAAAGCGAATGCATCCATTAAATTAG
- the LOC139491328 gene encoding epithelial sodium channel subunit alpha-like: MTISTTRWPAENYEDLLEKILKSKGLSYANSRNSLLQISIYFSSLYEEVTEEIPSITFESFLSNIGGSLGLWIGMSAISIGELLELCFFLLRSMKRHKKVTETQTDVIINDIVETTIIDL; the protein is encoded by the exons ATGACAATTTCGACAACCAGATGGCCAGCAGAAAACTATGAAGATTtacttgaaaaaatattgaaaagtaaaGGACTATCTTACGCAAATTCAAG AAACAGTTTGTTGCAAATAAGTATATACTTTTCGTCGCTATATGAGGAAGTTACAGAAGAAATACCTTCAATCACG TTTGAAAGTTTTCTATCAAATATTGGAGGATCTCTTGGTCTGTGGATTGGAATGTCTGCCATTAGCATCGGAGAATTGCTAGAATTGTGTTTCTTTCTCCTGAGAAGTATGAAGAGACATAAAAAGGTCACAGAGACGCAAACTGATGTCATCATAAATGACATTGTAGAAACTACTATAATTGATCTCTAA